AGGCAAACTGGCCGAGGCACTCAACGCTGAAAAACTGATGCTATTGACCAACGTCGCGGGCCTGATGAACAGTGAAGGAGAGGTGTTAACTGGACTAAGCACTGCTCAAGTTGACGCCTTAATCGCCGACGGCACGATTTATGGAGGCATGCTGCCAAAAATACGCTGTGCACTAGACGCGGTAAAAGGCGGCGTTAACAGCGCCCATATTATCGATGGCCGCGTCCCCCATGCCGTACTGCTGGAAATCTTTACCAATGCTGGGGTCGGCACCCTGATTACTGACGCAGGTTAACCGCGACGGAGGGCTAACGTCATGAGTGACGAACAAAAACCTCGCCGCCGCGAGCAAATCCTGCAAGCCTTAGCCGTTATGCTGGAAGAGGATAGCGGCAAACGCATTACAACCGCTGCGCTTGCCCGCCAGGTTGGCGTTTCGGAAGCAGCGCTGTATCGGCATTTCCCCAGCAAAGCGCGCATGTTTGAAGGTTTGATCGACTTTATTGAAGAAAGCATCTTTGCACGTATCACGCGTATTCTAGAAGACATCCCCGATGCGGCGTCTCGATGCGGCACTATTCTGGCTTTGCTTCTCGGCTTTGCCGAAAAGAACCCTGGGCTTGCCAGGGTACTGGGAGGCGACGTACTTACTGGCGAAACGGCCCGGCTGCGCCAGCGCGTTCACCAATTGTTTGAGCGCCTGGAAACCCAGTTAAAACAGATACTGCGGGAAGCTGAGCTGCGCGAAGGGCTACGCACCAGCATATCCGCTTCAGCAGCAGCCAACCTGCTGATCGCTCAGGCTGAAGGGCGTATTTCTCAGTATGTGCGCAGTGATTTCAAGCGCTTGCCGACCGAGTACTGGGAAGACCAGTGGGCACTTCTGTCTAGCCAACTGTTACAAGAAACCGTGCAACCGGCTTAGCAAGCGTCAACATATCAAGCGATCAGTTGTCCAATAAAAACGCCCCAAAGGCATTGCCTTTGGGGCGTGTATCTAACGTGCTTGTCAGCTATGAGTACTTACTTAAGCGGCGATAGCGTCGCCCATCTTCTGGCGCAGTTTTTTCATTGCGTTCTTTTCGAGCTGGCGGATGCGTTCAGCGCTGACGCCATAAACATCGGCCAAGTCGTGCAGTGTCGCTTTATTATCAGTGAGCCAGCGACGCTGCAGAATATCCCGCGAGCGCTCATCAAGCCCTTTCAAAGCTAGCTGTAAGCGACGCGTTGAATCTTCCTCAAAGTTGCTGTCTTCCAGCAGCGTTGCCGGATCAGCGGAAGCGTCATCTAAAAAATACGCCGGTGCTTGATAGGTGCTCTCTTCGTCGTCGCTAGGAGAGGCATCGAAGCCCGCATCGTAAGCCGACAGGCGGCCTTCCATATCGCGCACTACTTCTGGCTTTACGTTGAGGTCTTCCGCAATCGCGTTAACTTCATCGTTGTTCAGCCAGGCTAAGCGTTTTTTGGCGCTACGCAGGTTAAAAAACAACTTGCGCTGAGCTTTCGTGGTGGCAATTTTGACAATACGCCAGTTGCGCAGCACAAACTCATGAATTTCCGCTTTGATCCAATGCACGGCAAATGACACCAAGCGAACGCCCTGATTGGGGTCGAAGCGTTTAACGGCCTTCATTAGACCGACGTTACCTTCTTGAATCAGGTCAGCCTGTGGCAGACCATAACCTGAGTAACTGCGAGCAATATGCACAACAAAACGCAGGTGCGACAGCACCAAGCGGCGTGCTGCTTCTAAATCACCTTCGTCGTGGAGGCGGAATGCAAGCTCACGCTCTTCATCAACGCTTAATACGGGTATGCCGTTAACCGCTTGAATATAGCCGCCCAGATCGTGACCTGGAGAAAGCTGTCCCACCGGTAGAAGACTAGTGCTCATGTGCAGGTGGTCTCCCTTAAAACCTATCATGGTTGATGTGTTGAAGTGAGTGCCTCAACCATCATCTGTTAACTCTAAGACCTTAGCCTAAGCATAAGGTTCACATGACCGATGCATTCACTGCATAAGACACAAAATGGGGTGGAAATCCCCGTTACTGACCGCATAACACACATAATCAACGCGGCCGTATACTAGAGAGATGGCGTGTAACAGCCAACCAAGCTCCTA
This genomic window from Halomonas sp. TD01 contains:
- the slmA gene encoding nucleoid occlusion factor SlmA, which translates into the protein MSDEQKPRRREQILQALAVMLEEDSGKRITTAALARQVGVSEAALYRHFPSKARMFEGLIDFIEESIFARITRILEDIPDAASRCGTILALLLGFAEKNPGLARVLGGDVLTGETARLRQRVHQLFERLETQLKQILREAELREGLRTSISASAAANLLIAQAEGRISQYVRSDFKRLPTEYWEDQWALLSSQLLQETVQPA
- the rpoH gene encoding RNA polymerase sigma factor RpoH; protein product: MSTSLLPVGQLSPGHDLGGYIQAVNGIPVLSVDEERELAFRLHDEGDLEAARRLVLSHLRFVVHIARSYSGYGLPQADLIQEGNVGLMKAVKRFDPNQGVRLVSFAVHWIKAEIHEFVLRNWRIVKIATTKAQRKLFFNLRSAKKRLAWLNNDEVNAIAEDLNVKPEVVRDMEGRLSAYDAGFDASPSDDEESTYQAPAYFLDDASADPATLLEDSNFEEDSTRRLQLALKGLDERSRDILQRRWLTDNKATLHDLADVYGVSAERIRQLEKNAMKKLRQKMGDAIAA